One window of the Pyrus communis chromosome 17, drPyrComm1.1, whole genome shotgun sequence genome contains the following:
- the LOC137721808 gene encoding uncharacterized protein, translating into MVYDGLKKAEEGAKPLPQDQDLPGMGQYYCLHCDRYFNNALVRDDHFKTKRHKKRVKIMMGDAPHTQLDADLAAGMGMPDNGPKLMSF; encoded by the exons ATGGTGTATGATGGTCTGAAGAAGGCAGAGGAGGGGGCGAAGCCATTGCCTCAGGATCAGGACCTTCCTGGGATGGGCCAATACTACTGCCTACACTGCGA CCGATACTTTAACAATGCGCTGGTGAGGGACGATCATTTCAAGACAAAGCGTCATAAGAAGCGTGTGAAGATAATGATGGGGGATGCACCTCACACTCAGCTGGACGCGGATTTAGCTGCTGGGATGGGTATGCCAGATAATGGTCCCAAGCTTATGTCTTTTTGA